The proteins below are encoded in one region of Sminthopsis crassicaudata isolate SCR6 chromosome 1, ASM4859323v1, whole genome shotgun sequence:
- the NPW gene encoding neuropeptide W, which yields MSWRSLLLLLLLSLPAGAWYKHVASPRYHTVGRASGLLMGLRRSPYMWRRTVASSPGQEKRDAGQELSAWTDNPPAWTTLLAKVRGSIAEARHRNRRELKGAPQPGTGVRAVLTVRKDSGTMSLPESAKSRSKASGG from the coding sequence ATGTCCTGGAggtcgctgctgctgctgctgctgctcagcTTGCCTGCCGGTGCCTGGTACAAGCACGTGGCGAGCCCCCGATATCACACAGTGGGCCGGGCTTCGGGGCTGCTCATGGGCCTCCGCCGCTCACCTTACATGTGGCGCCGCACCGTGGCGTCGAGCCCGGGCCAGGAAAAGAGAGATGCGGGGCAGGAGCTCTCCGCTTGGACTGACAACCCTCCCGCCTGGACCACGCTCTTGGCGAAAGTTCGAGGAAGCATCGCGGAGGCGCGACACAGGAACCGCAGGGAGCTAAAGGGGGCCCCCCAACCTGGAACCGGAGTTCGCGCGGTCCTGACGGTGAGGAAAGACTCTGGGACTATGTCCCTGCCGGAGTCCGCCAAGTCTAGATCAAAGGCTTCCGGCGGCTGA